GCGCGATGGTCTGCGCGATCATCTTCAACTGGTGCCGGCGTCGGGGTCTGCGCAGTCGCTACGCCAATGTGCTGCTCATGGAGGGTCTGCTGATGCTGCTCTTCGGTCTGCTGGCGGAGCGACTCACGATCCCGGGACGCGAGCTCGTCTTCGTGCCCGTGCTCTGCTTCACCATGGGCCTGCAGAACGCGATCATCACGAAGATCTCGGGTGCACAAATCCGCACGACCCACGTCACCGGGATGATCACCGACATCGGTATCGAGCTCGGCAAGGTCGCCTACGTCAACCGACTCGCTGGGAGCACCCCGGTCGCCGGGTCTCGCGGGAAGCTCTTCCTGCACACCTCCCTCGTCGCGCTGTTCGCGATCGGCGGGGTCATCGGTGCCGTCGGATACCTCGCGCTGGGCTTCGCCGTCCTCGTGCCCTGTGCGCTCCTGCTGGTGCTTGCCTCCCACCAGCCGTTGCTGGCCGACCTGGGTGCCCGCGTCGAGGGGCACGCCTGACTACGCTGCGACCATGAGTGACGAGCCCTGCCCCTGTGGCACCGGTCGAGCACTGTCGCAGTGCTGCGGACCGCTGCTGACCACCGAGCGTCTCGCCGAGACGGCCGAGGAGCTGATGCGCAGCCGGTACACGGCCCACGTCTTCGGCAACGCGGAGCACCTGTGGCGCACGTGGGACGGCCGTACCCGGCCGGCCGTGGTCAATCCCGGCGAGGCCCGCTGGACGGGTCTGGAGATCACCGAGGTCGTCGACGGCGGCCCGGACGACATGACCGGGACGGTGGTCTTCACCGCCACGCACGAAGGGGGCGAGCTGGCCGAGCGCAGCGAGTTCACCCGGCGCGGTGGACGCTGGTTCTACACGGGAGGTCGATGATGGGCGAGGTCCGTTACGAGGTCGCCGAGGGTGTCGCGACCATCACGCTGGCCGCGCCGGAGCGGCGCAATGCGCTCTCGGTGGAGATGTCGCGCGAGCTCATCGACGCCGCCCGCACGGCGGAGGCCGATGCCGGCGTGGGTGCCGTCGTCATCACCGGCGGCGCGCACTTCTGCGCCGGCGCCGTCCGCTCCGTCCTCGCCGAGACCGGCAAGGACCCGGTCGAGGACACCGCGTACCGCGACCTCGAGACGGTCTACTCGGCGTTCACGACGATCGGGACGCTCGACGTGCCCACGATCGCAGCGGTCCGCGGCGCGGCCGTGGGAGCGGGACTGAACCTCGCGCTGTCCACCGACCTGCGGGTCGTCTCGCGTTCCGCGCGTCTCCTGCCCGGCTTCGCCCAGATCGGGATCCATCCCGGTGGCGGCCACCTGCACCTGCTGCACCGGGTCGCGGGGCGGGAGGCGGCTGCGGCCATGGGGCTCTTCGGCGAGGAGGTCGACGGCACGAGGGCCGTCGACCTCGGGATCGCGTGGTCCGCCCACGAGGACCCCGAGGTGGAGGACGCCGGCCGGGCCGTGGCCGCCCGGGTGGCGGGCGACCCCGATCTGGCCCGGCGGGTGCTGCGCAGCTTCCGTCGCGAGACCGCTCCCGGCGGTCTGGCGTGGGACTCAGCGGTCGAGGTCGAGCACTCCCCACAGATGTGGTCCCTGCGCCGCAAGCACGGCTCCTGAGCAACCGCACGACCCCGGGGAGATGCGGGCCGGGTGGCGGGGTCAGGACTGGCCGATGGCCCGTCGCAGGTCGGCGAACCACTCGACGGTCGGGTCGAAGGCCCCGCCACCGGCGATGCGGTCCAGCTCGATCGCGCGCAGCTCGTCGTCGCGCCCCACGTCCTGGCCGATGACGCCCGAGCCGCCCGCCAGCGCGGTCTCGACCGCCAGGTCGGTGCACCGGGCGATCAGCTCCAGGTCCTCGGCGTTCGGGGCGGCGGAGCGGGCGAAGTAACCCGACTTCCACACCTTCGCCTTCTCCGCCCCGAGCCGCTCGGCGAAGGTCTCCGCGAAGTATGCGCCCGGGTTGACCTCGTCGAGGGCCACGTGACCGAAGGCGTCCCGCGGCACCCGCTCACCCGCGGCCTCGAGCGAGGCGACAATGTCGTCCACACCGGCACCCTCCGCGAGGAAGACGTTGACGCACCCGATCTCGTCCATGACCGCCCTGAGTCGCTCACCCTCCGCGTCGAGGTCGACGGGCACCTCGGGGACGTAGACGGCGTGCACGTCCCACCGGCGGGGGTCGTTGCCGATCCCGGGGACGAACTCTCGCCCGAGCAGCTGGTCCCGGTACCGACGCGCGGTCTCGGCCGTGAGCCAGCCGCTGTGCCGCCCCATCACCTCGTGGATGATGAGCATCCGCGGGTTCGAGGAGTGCTCGCCGATGATGTTGCGGGCGAAGAGCGCCCCCTGCTCGGCCGCCGTCCACGCCCCCAGGCTCTGCCGGATCGGGATGATGTCGTTGTCGATCGTCTTGGGCAGCCCGATGACCCGCAGGTCGTGGCCCGCCTCGACGAGGTGGCGGGCGAGGTCGGCCGCCGTGGTGTTGGTGTCGTCGCCACCGATGGTGTGCAGCACGTCGACCCCGTCCTCGAGCAGCTGCTCGGCCGCGACGCGAAGGGGGTCGTCCCCCTTCGCCACGAGGCCGCGGCGCACGAGGTCCTCGGCATTGGTCAGCTTGACCCGGGAGTTGCCGAGCGGGGAACCACCGAAGGCGTGCAGACGGCCCGCCGTTGCCCGCACCTCATCGGTGACCTCGACGCTGCGGCCGGCAAGCAGGCCGGCGTAGCCGTCGAGGTAGCCGATGAGCCGCACCTCGGGGGCGCGGTCGGTGTAGCGCTCGATGAGCCCGCCCACCGCGGACGAGAGGCACGGGGCGATACCCCCGGCCGTCAGCATCGCGACGGTGCGGACGCTCACGTGCTCTTGCAGGGCAGCTGGATCGTCTCTGCCGGACGCTCGTAGGGCTTGACCTGCGGGACCTCGCTCGGTGCCTTCAGTCCGTCCCACTCGTTGCCGAGGACCAGGTCGAGCGTGGTTCCGCTGCGATCGTCCTTCTGCATCTGGATGTCCTCGACCTGCTCAGCCAGTCGCTTGGCCGCTCGCTCGCCCTCCGGACCGAACCGGATGACGCCGACCTCGTTCTTGTGGAAGGAGTTCTGCGGGTCGTTGCCCGTCTTCTTGACCGTGAACTCACGCTCCTCGAGGACCTTGCTGGTCTCTGCCGCCAGCCCCTCCTTCCACGTCGTGTTGTAGACGTTGACGGAGATCTCGGCCGGCGCCGGCAGCGGCGGGTCGGGCTCGTCGACGAGCTTCTCGAAGCCGTACCCCAGCACGAGCTGGACGCTCTCCCCACCGCGGGCGTCGTTCCACAGCTTGGAGCCGGGGATCTGCTTCTGCACCAGCAGGGCGTTCTTCAGACCCTCGTCGCCGAAGTAGATGGTCGCCGGGCCCTCGACGTACACGGAGTCGTCGGCATTGCCGATCGAAGCGACCTTGAAGTCGCGCAGCTCGAGGTCACGTCCGACCTCGCTGGCCAGACCGACGGCGTCGCTGCTGTTGAGGAGGTTGATCTTGAAGGACTCGCGCTCGGGGGCCGGCGCGGCCACCGGGGCGCAGTCCACGGTCTCGTTCATGCCGAGCAGACCGGTCCCGTAGGCCGTCGCGACCGTCGCGGTCCCCAGGATGAGCCCGGGGAGGGTGACGAAGAGGAGAAGACGGCGCCGACGCTGACGACGGAAGTGCCTGGCGGCGGCTCCCTCGAGCTCGTCGAAGCCGACGACTCGATACGACACGGGACCTTCGTCGTGCGGGTCCGCTCCGTGGTTCTGATCAGTCATCTACACCCCTCCCCTGAGTCTCCATTGTAGAGGAACTTCATCTCCTCATGAGCCACACCAGTCACACAAGCAACACGGGTGGATCGTTCCCGGACCGAGACCGATCGGGCACTCACGAGCATGGACGCCCGGGGTGACGAACCGGTTGCATGATGGTCACGACCCGGCCGCACCATGGTCAGCCCCGGGAGACGGCAGGAGCGCCCCGGCCCCGCTCGGCGGAGATCATCTCGGCGACCGTGAGCATCGCCGTGGCACCACGGCGAATGGTGTCGGCACTGACGAACATGTCGATGTGGTGCCCCGCTCCCTTCGGCTGCCGGATCCGGCCCACGAAGCGTGGGTCGATGCCCACGCTGTCCACGGGCGTCGGCACCTCCCCGGTCCGCTCGTCGAGGTAGACGAGGGACGGCGCGGCCACGTAGGCCTGTCGCACCTTGTCCGGGGAGACCGGCCGTGCGCACCGGGCGTGCAGCGCCATGGAGTGCGCCATGACCACCGGCACCTGGACGAGGGTGACCACGACTGGCACGGTGGCGGCGAGGTCGAGGATCTTGCGCACCTCGTGGTCCACCGCGCGCTCGGCGGTGGTGAAGCCGTCATCGGTCGCCTCCCCCACCCACGGGATGACGTTGAGCGCCAGCGGAGCGGGGAAGGGGGACGCGACGGGCAGGTCGGACACGGCCGCCCGCACGTCCCCGGGGTGCTGTCCGATCGTCGGCTCCGCGGCGACGGTGTACAGCTCCTCGCGCAGTCGGGCGACCCCCCGGTCCGACTGGGACACCGCGGCGATGAGGCCCGTGACGACGAGGTGCTGCAGCTCCCACCCCTGGTGCAGGACGTGGGCGGCGTCGATGAGTCCCCACGTGAGCGGTCCCGGCAGGGCGACGATGCCTCGGGGCCGGTGGCTCACCAGCTCGGAGTTGATACCCGGGACGACGAGCGGGACATCCTCGTCCAGGCGATGCGTAGAGCTGGCGTCGATCACGACGGCGCCGGCCGCCACCGCCCGGCTCGCCCACTCCCCCGTCACCTCGGACGAGAGGTTGAACAGCGCGACGTCGACGCCGTCGAAGGAGTCCTCGCGCAGGGTCTCCACCGGCTGCTCACGCCCGCGCACGGTGAGGGTGCGGCAGGTCACCCCCGGTGCGTAGAGACGGATCTCGCCCCACGGGTCGTCCCGCAGGGCGAGAGCGGAGGCGATCGCCTCCGCGAAGCGCCCCGTCGCCCCCACCAGGGCCAGGGTCGGCCCTGCGGTGGACGGCGACGGGGATGCGGTCACCGCCCGGTACCCGCGTAGACGACCGCTTCGCCGTCCTCGGAGTCGAGACCGAAGGCCGTGTGCAGCGCCTGGAGCGCGTCATCGAGCTGCTCGACGCGCGTGACCACGGAGATACGGATCTCCGAGGTCGAGATCATCTCGATGTTGATGCCCGCGTCGGCGAGTGCCTTGAAGAAGGTGGCCGAGACGCCCGGGTTGGTGCGCATGCCGGCGCCGATCAGCGAGAGCTTGCCGATCTGGTCGTCGTACCGGATCGAGTCGAAGCCGACCTCGTCCTTGGTCTTCAACAGCGCCTCGACGGCCACCTGCCCATCGGACATCGGCAGGGTGAAGGAGATGTCGGTGCGGGCGGTCTCCGACTCGGAGACGTTCTGCACGATCATGTCGATGTTGACCTGGGCATCGGCCACGGTCGTGAAGATCTGCGCGGCGCGACCCGGCTCGTCCGGCACGCCGACGACGGTGATCTTGGCTTCACTGGCGTCGTGGGCGACGCCGGCGATGATGGGTTCTTCCATGGCCTGGTTTCCTTCGGTATCGGGGGGCAGGACCCACGTACCCTCCTTCGGGGAGAAGGACGAACGCACGTGGATGGGCATCTCGGAGCGACGCGCGTACTCCACGCACCGCAGGTGGAGGATCTTGGCGCCGCTGGCGGCCATCTCCAGCATCTCGTCGTGGGAGATGCGATCGATCTTGTGGGCCTTGGTCACGATGCGCGGGTCGGCGGTGAAGATGCCGTCGACATCGGTGTAGATCTCGCAGACGTCGGCCTCGAGAGCGGCGGCGAGCGCCACCGCGGTCGTGTCGGAGCCGCCCCGGCCGAGGGTGGTGATCTCCTTCGTCCCCTGGCTCACGCCCTGGAAGCCGGCGACGATGACGATGTGCTTCTTGCCCAGCGCCTCGGTGATGCGGCCGGGTGTGACGTCGATGATCTTCGCCTTGCCGTGCGAGGTGTCGGTGATGACGCCCGCCTGACTGCCGGTGAAGGAGCGCACGCTGTGGCCGAGGTCGGCGATGGCCATCGCGACCAGCGCCATCGAGATCCGCTCACCGGCGGTCAGCAGCATGTCCATCTCCCGCGGGGGCGGGACCGGACTGACCTGCTCCGCGAGGTCGAGCAACTCGTCGGTGCTGTCACCCATGGCGGAGACGACGACGCATACGTCGTTGCCCGCCTGCTTGGTCTCGACGATGCGGTGCGCCACTCGTTTGATGCTCTCGGCATCGCCGAGCGAGGAACCGCCGTACTTCTGGACAACCAGACTCAAAGGAGAACTCCGTGATCTGCGGGTCCGGCCCGGGCACGGACCGGCGCGTCACCCCGCAGGATAACGACACGGCGGTTCCCGTGCCGCATCCGTCCACCAGACCGTTACCCTTCCGGCAGCTCTTCCGCCCCGTCAGCGGGCCGTGGCGCCGCGCGTGAGGCTCGTCACGCGGTCTGGTGGAGGCCGCCTCCCCGCTGCTGGGTCAGGTGTGCAGGGCGTCGAACTCGGCCTCACCGACGACGTCGGCGTCGGCATCGAGCCGCAGGTGCGCCAAGAGCGTCTGCAGGACGCGCACGGCCATCGCGGCACGGTCGCCCCAGTCCGCGAGGTAGCTGTACTGCCACCACCACAGGGCCTCGGTCGGCCGGCCGGCCTCGTGGTGCGCCAGCCCGTGCGTCAGTGCCCCGGCGATGATCGCGAGGTCGTTGCTCAGCGAGCCGGTCGCCCGCTCGGGCGAGGTGACCGGGTCGGCGACGTCGTCGTACTCGTCGACCTCGGAGAGCAGCTGGGCGAGGCCGGTGCGCAGTGGGTCGAGGTCGGTGTCCGGGCCCGCGTCGTCCTCGAAGCGCTGCTCGAGGACGATGTCGTTGATCGCCCCCAGCCGGGCACCGACGAGCTGGATCTGGCTCGTCGTCAGCAGCAGGAGCGGGATGGCGCTCTCGGGCGCGGCCCCCGAGGCGATCTCGGCGACGGTCGCCAGCCAGGCACTCGCCTCAGCCGCGCACTCGTCGGCCAGCAGGGTGGTCTCGTCAGGCATCGAGCAGCTTCCTCCCTTCGAACGCGCGACCGAGGGTGACCTCGTCGGCGTACTCGAGGTCCCCACCCACGGGCAGCCCGGAGGCCAGGCGGGTCACCTTGATCCCGAAGGGGGAGAGCAGCCGGGCCGTGTAGGACGCGGTGGCCTCGCCCTCGAGGTTGGGGTCGGTCGCGATGATCACCTCGGCGACGCTGCCGTCGGACAGCCGCGACATCAGCTCGGTGAAGCGCAGGTCGTCCGGACCGACGCCGTCCATCGGGGAGATCGCACCGCCGAGCACGTGGTAGCGGCCGCGGAACTCACGGGTGCGCTCGATCGCGATGACGTCCTTGGGCTCCTCGACGACGCAGATGGCGCTGGGGTCGCGGCGGGTGTCCGCGCAGATGCGGCACTGCGGGCCCTCGGCGACGTTGCCGCAGGTCTCGCAGAAGGAGACCTTGTCCTTGACCTCGCTGAGGGTCTGGACGAGCCGCTGGACGTCCTGCGGGTCGGCCTGCAGGAGGTGGAAGGCGATCCTCTGGGCACTCTTGGGACCGACCCCGGGCAGTCGGCCGAGCTCGTCGATCAGGTCCTGGACCACGCCTTCGTACACGCCTCGACCCTACGCCCACCGGTGACCACGTGGGCCATCGGAGGGAGGTGGGCGGTTCACTCCTCGCGGATGACGGCTCCGCCGAGGATGCGCTCGATGACGGCCGGGCCGGCAGCACCGGCATCGACGATGTCCTCGTCGTCGTCGCTGACCGAGGCGTCGTCAGGCTCGCGCGGCGCACGCGGCTCGGGGGCGGGCGGCGAAGGGGGGCTGCTCGCCTGCTCGGACCCGGTCGCCGGACCGGCGGTGGCCCACGAGGGCGCGGAAGAGGCGGACGCCGGCGTCGACCCCCAGTCGGCACCGGAGGGTCCACCAGCCGGGGCCGGGACACCCATGTCATCCGCAGGAGCGGCCTGGGCCCGGGGCTCACCCGGCCCGGTGGGCCCGCCTCGGCCGGCAGCGGGCGGCGCGGACGCACTCTGCGGGGGCGGTGAGTAGGTCGCCTGGGAGCCACCGCCGGCCGGCGGCTGGCCGCTCTGCTGGTGCGGGACGCCCTCGACGCGGGCGTCGACCCCCAGGGCATCGATGAGTGCCTGGCGGACCACCTCGGCGTGGGAGCCGTTGCGGAAGGCGTTGGCCAGACCGGTCGTCGCGATCCCGAGGACCAGACGTTGCCCGTCGTACGAGAGCACCTGCGCGTGCTCGGACAGGAAGGTCCAGGTCGCCCGGCGCATCTGGTAGATCCGCCCGAGGACGTCGGGCCAGGCCCGGCGCAGCGCCTCGACGTCGATGTGGCTGCTCGTCGCGGCTGCCCCCGCCGGCTCATCGGCCGCAGGCTGCTCGGGCGCCTCGGCCGGCGGCTCACCGCGGTCCGGGCGCGCCCCGGTCTGCTGCTCCGGGGTCGGCGGCTGCGAGTCGGCCGCGGCCGGCGCGGGCCCGGCGGCCTCGTGCGCGGAGACGTCGTGCGCCGTGGGGCGTGGCTCGGACGCGCGCCCCTGCGGCGCCGGCGCCCGCGGGGCCGACTCGTGCGGCGTGACCGCATGGTCCGGGCCCCGCCCGGTCGTCGCCGCGGCAGGCGCAGCCTGCGCGATGGGGGCGTCCTGCTGCGGGCCCGGCGCCGGGCGCTGGGGCACGGCGGCCTGACGCGGTGCGTCGCCCCTCGCCGGGGCTGCGTCCTCGCTCCTGGGGCCACCCCCTTCGCCCGTGGGCACCCCTCCCACGTCGAGACGGCGCTCGAGGCGGTCCAGTCGGGCCGCGTAGCCGGACTCGCCGGCCGCGGCCGGCAGGAGCACCCGGGCGGCGATGATCTCCAGCTGGACGCGTGGGGAGGTGGCGCCGGTCATCTCGGTCAGGCCGGCGTTGATGATGTCCGCCGCCCGGGAGAGCGACGCGGGACCGAAGACACCGGACTGCTGACGCATCCGCTCGATCTGGTCACCGGGCAGCCCGCGCAGGATCGCCGCGGCGCCCTCGGGCGCGGCCGCGATCACGATGAGGTCCCGGAAGCGCTCGAGCAGGTCCTCGACGAACCGGCGCGGGTCCAGGCCGGTCTCGATGACCGAGTCGATGACGGTGAAGACGCCTCCGGCGTCGCCGGCCCCGAAGGCCGTGACCGCGCGGTCGAGCAGCTCGTCGTCGGTGAACCCGAGGAGCGCGGCGGCCCCCTCGTAGGTCAGGCCCCGCTCGTCGCTGCCGGCGATCAGCTGGTCGAGGACGGACAGCGAGTCCCGGACCGACCCTCCGCCGGCGCGCACGACGAAGGAGAGCACGCCGGGCTCGAGCGCCACGCCCTCGGCGGCGCAGAGCTGCTCCATGTAGTCCTGCAGCCGCGCCGGCGGCACGAGGCGGAAGGGGTAGTGGTGGGTGCGCGAGCGGATCGTGCCGATGACCTTCTCCGGCTCGGTCGTCGCGAAGACGAACTTCACGTGCTCCGGCGGCTCCTCGACGATCTTCAGCAGGGCGTTGAATCCCTGCGGCGTCACCATGTGCGCCTCGTCGATGATGTAGATCTTGTAGCGGCTCTGCGCCGGCCCGAAGGACGCCCGCTCGCGCAGGTCACGGGCGTCGTCGACACCACCGTGGCTGGCCGCGTCGATCTCGATGACGTCGACCGAGCCGGCACCACCGCGGGCCAGCGCCACGCACGAGTCGCACTCACCGCACGGCGTGGGGGTGGGCCCCTGCTCGCAGTTGAGGCAGCGGGCGAGGATGCGTGCGCTCGTGGTCTTGCCACAGCCGCGCGGCCCGGAGAAGAGGTAGGCGTGGTTGACCCGCCCGGAGCGCAGCGCCTGCATCAACGGCTCGGTGACGTGCTCCTGGCCGATGACGTCGGCGAAGGTCTCTGGCCGGTAGCGGCGGTACAGGGCGGTGCTCACGGGACGACCCTACTTGCGCTTCCCGACAGCCGTCCCCCGAGTGGGGACCGGCTGTGGAGGATCACCTCAGGGGCGAAGGGAGGCGGTCGCCTCGGTGAGCTTGCGCAGCTGCGCGAGCAGGTTGCGCAGCTCCTTGGCGCGACGCTCGGCCGGGGCGAAGACGAGGCTGCCGTCCTCCGCCTCCGTCGTCTCGAGCATGGTGGAGAAGGAGACCTGCCCCCGGGCGACGTGCATCTGCGGGTTGGCGAGGATCGTGCGCCAGTGCTCGACCGCGCGCACGCCACCGTCGGCTCCGTAGGAGACGAGGGCGACGCCCTTGTGGACCCACTCGGGGAAGAGCACGTCGAAGGCGTTCTTCAGCGCGGCGGGCACGCCGTGGTTGTACTCCGGGGTGACGAAGACGAAGCCGTCGAACTCGTCGATCTTCTTCCCCCAGCGCACGGTCTTCGGGTTTTCGTACTGCCGCTTGGCGGCGCCCGGGACGACGGGCTCACCGAGCAGGTCGAGGTCGTAGTCGGCGAGGTCCACGAGCTCGTACTCGGCGTCGTCACGGCCCTCGGTCTGCTCGAGGACCCAGTCGGCGACCTGCTTCCCGAAACGACCGGGGCGGGTGCTGCCGAGGATGATGGCGATCTTCACGAAACTCCTTCGCGGTTGCGGACCGACCGGGGCCCGCCGCCCCGGGTGGGACGGCGGGCCCGATCACGATGCTGAATCAGGCGCGCGGCTCGTCGTCGCGACCGCGCAGGTCATCGACCTTATCGCGCACCTTGTCCATCATCCCCTCACGCTTCGCGTGCTGGGGGCCGTCCGACCGCGGCTCGGGGTCGAGGTGCTCCCGTCCTGCGTCGCCGGGCCGGTCCGCGCCGACCCCACGGTCGTGCTCGCGGCCGTCACCACCCACGAGGTCACTCTGGTCGGCGGGGCGGTCAGCAGCGAAGCCCTCGTCACGACTCCCGGGGTGGTCGGAGCCGAAGCCCTCGTCACGACTCCCGGGGTGGTCGGAGCCGAAGCCCTCGTCACGACCCACGGGACGATCCGAACCGAAGCCCTCGTCACGACCCACGGGACGATCGGAGCCGAAGCCCTCGTCACGACCCACGGGACGATCGGAGCCGAAGCCCTCGTCATGACCGGCGGGACGGTCGGCGGCGAAGTCCTCACGCTGCTCGACCGGACGGCCGGTGGCGCCGGAGTCGCGGTCCGAGGCGCCGTACGCACCGGCACCCGCGCCGGCGGCGCCGGCACCGGCTGCGGTGGTCCCGGTGCCGCGACCGTGGCGATCGTCATCCGCGCGGGCATCACCGCGGACCTCCGGGTCCTTGGCGTCCGCCGCGCGCAGCTGCTCCTCGTGGGCGAGCCTCTCGCGCTCGGCGTCCTCCGCCTTCCGACGCGACTCGTCATCGAGGCGCTCGGCCTCCACCCGGCGGCGCTCTGCCTCCGCCGCCCGCTGCTCGGCCTCGGCGGCGGTGCGGTCCGCCTCCGCGCGGGCGGCGCGGGCATCGGCATCGGATGACCTGGCGTCGGCCTCGCGCGTGCGCACCTCCCGCTCACGCTCGGCCGCCTGGGCGCGCATCTGCTCGGCCTCGGCGCGGTCGCGCTCGATCTTCTTCTTCTTGGCCCCCTTGGCGAGCATCGACGCCAGAGCGACGAGCACCAAGAGGACGATGACAGCGACGATGATCCAGATCCACATGTTGTCCATGGAGCTCCTCCTTCACGGAGGCGGTCGTGGTCACGACCGCACTTGGCACCACGCTATGGGGATCTGCGCCGCGCGCCAGTCGAAACGGCGCCACGATTTCGCTCCGGCCCGCCATGCCGGGCGTCAGGGCACAAAAAGGACACCCCGCGCACCTGGAAGAGCTCGCCTACCCTTGCTGCATTCCTGCCCTGGGGGAGTTCGGTGAGGTACCACCACGCGGGGTGCCGATCGCTGAGTCTACGTGTCCCTGGCTGCTCCGCGAAAGCGGGTCCCGACACCACCGCGCAGGCGGGCCGAGCCGCCGCCGGGGGCGGCCCCCTTCGCCTCGGGCATGCGGAAGGCCCCGATCCACGGATCGGGGCCTTCGGTGGCGGAGGATGCGGGATTTGAACCCGCGAGGGGTTTCATCCCCAACACGATTTCCAATCGTGCGCACTAGGCCACTATGCGAATCCTCCGCGGGAGAGATTACCCGAGCCACCCGCCTGCCCGAAATCGAGTCGATTACCCGCCGTCAACACCTGTGGGCGACCATGGTGGGCATGACCCCTCCCTCCCCCCGTCGCCTGTTCATCACGGTCGCGACCGCCGAGGCCGTGACGTGGTCGCTGCTGCTCATCGGCATGTTCCTCAAGTACGTCACGCAGACCACGGAGCTGGGTGTGCGCATCGGCGGGATGCTGCACGGGGTGGTCTTCATCGCCTTCGTCCTCGTGACGCT
Above is a window of Janibacter cremeus DNA encoding:
- a CDS encoding YchJ family protein, with product MSDEPCPCGTGRALSQCCGPLLTTERLAETAEELMRSRYTAHVFGNAEHLWRTWDGRTRPAVVNPGEARWTGLEITEVVDGGPDDMTGTVVFTATHEGGELAERSEFTRRGGRWFYTGGR
- a CDS encoding aspartate-semialdehyde dehydrogenase, with protein sequence MTASPSPSTAGPTLALVGATGRFAEAIASALALRDDPWGEIRLYAPGVTCRTLTVRGREQPVETLREDSFDGVDVALFNLSSEVTGEWASRAVAAGAVVIDASSTHRLDEDVPLVVPGINSELVSHRPRGIVALPGPLTWGLIDAAHVLHQGWELQHLVVTGLIAAVSQSDRGVARLREELYTVAAEPTIGQHPGDVRAAVSDLPVASPFPAPLALNVIPWVGEATDDGFTTAERAVDHEVRKILDLAATVPVVVTLVQVPVVMAHSMALHARCARPVSPDKVRQAYVAAPSLVYLDERTGEVPTPVDSVGIDPRFVGRIRQPKGAGHHIDMFVSADTIRRGATAMLTVAEMISAERGRGAPAVSRG
- a CDS encoding LytR C-terminal domain-containing protein; this translates as MSYRVVGFDELEGAAARHFRRQRRRRLLLFVTLPGLILGTATVATAYGTGLLGMNETVDCAPVAAPAPERESFKINLLNSSDAVGLASEVGRDLELRDFKVASIGNADDSVYVEGPATIYFGDEGLKNALLVQKQIPGSKLWNDARGGESVQLVLGYGFEKLVDEPDPPLPAPAEISVNVYNTTWKEGLAAETSKVLEEREFTVKKTGNDPQNSFHKNEVGVIRFGPEGERAAKRLAEQVEDIQMQKDDRSGTTLDLVLGNEWDGLKAPSEVPQVKPYERPAETIQLPCKST
- a CDS encoding aspartate kinase, producing the protein MSLVVQKYGGSSLGDAESIKRVAHRIVETKQAGNDVCVVVSAMGDSTDELLDLAEQVSPVPPPREMDMLLTAGERISMALVAMAIADLGHSVRSFTGSQAGVITDTSHGKAKIIDVTPGRITEALGKKHIVIVAGFQGVSQGTKEITTLGRGGSDTTAVALAAALEADVCEIYTDVDGIFTADPRIVTKAHKIDRISHDEMLEMAASGAKILHLRCVEYARRSEMPIHVRSSFSPKEGTWVLPPDTEGNQAMEEPIIAGVAHDASEAKITVVGVPDEPGRAAQIFTTVADAQVNIDMIVQNVSESETARTDISFTLPMSDGQVAVEALLKTKDEVGFDSIRYDDQIGKLSLIGAGMRTNPGVSATFFKALADAGINIEMISTSEIRISVVTRVEQLDDALQALHTAFGLDSEDGEAVVYAGTGR
- a CDS encoding pyrophosphate--fructose-6-phosphate 1-phosphotransferase; protein product: MSVRTVAMLTAGGIAPCLSSAVGGLIERYTDRAPEVRLIGYLDGYAGLLAGRSVEVTDEVRATAGRLHAFGGSPLGNSRVKLTNAEDLVRRGLVAKGDDPLRVAAEQLLEDGVDVLHTIGGDDTNTTAADLARHLVEAGHDLRVIGLPKTIDNDIIPIRQSLGAWTAAEQGALFARNIIGEHSSNPRMLIIHEVMGRHSGWLTAETARRYRDQLLGREFVPGIGNDPRRWDVHAVYVPEVPVDLDAEGERLRAVMDEIGCVNVFLAEGAGVDDIVASLEAAGERVPRDAFGHVALDEVNPGAYFAETFAERLGAEKAKVWKSGYFARSAAPNAEDLELIARCTDLAVETALAGGSGVIGQDVGRDDELRAIELDRIAGGGAFDPTVEWFADLRRAIGQS
- a CDS encoding DUF5063 domain-containing protein gives rise to the protein MPDETTLLADECAAEASAWLATVAEIASGAAPESAIPLLLLTTSQIQLVGARLGAINDIVLEQRFEDDAGPDTDLDPLRTGLAQLLSEVDEYDDVADPVTSPERATGSLSNDLAIIAGALTHGLAHHEAGRPTEALWWWQYSYLADWGDRAAMAVRVLQTLLAHLRLDADADVVGEAEFDALHT
- the recR gene encoding recombination mediator RecR, whose protein sequence is MYEGVVQDLIDELGRLPGVGPKSAQRIAFHLLQADPQDVQRLVQTLSEVKDKVSFCETCGNVAEGPQCRICADTRRDPSAICVVEEPKDVIAIERTREFRGRYHVLGGAISPMDGVGPDDLRFTELMSRLSDGSVAEVIIATDPNLEGEATASYTARLLSPFGIKVTRLASGLPVGGDLEYADEVTLGRAFEGRKLLDA
- a CDS encoding YoaK family protein gives rise to the protein MTAIVADQIVMGDYYLVGIGVLSIVSFICGAMVCAIIFNWCRRRGLRSRYANVLLMEGLLMLLFGLLAERLTIPGRELVFVPVLCFTMGLQNAIITKISGAQIRTTHVTGMITDIGIELGKVAYVNRLAGSTPVAGSRGKLFLHTSLVALFAIGGVIGAVGYLALGFAVLVPCALLLVLASHQPLLADLGARVEGHA
- a CDS encoding enoyl-CoA hydratase-related protein, which gives rise to MGEVRYEVAEGVATITLAAPERRNALSVEMSRELIDAARTAEADAGVGAVVITGGAHFCAGAVRSVLAETGKDPVEDTAYRDLETVYSAFTTIGTLDVPTIAAVRGAAVGAGLNLALSTDLRVVSRSARLLPGFAQIGIHPGGGHLHLLHRVAGREAAAAMGLFGEEVDGTRAVDLGIAWSAHEDPEVEDAGRAVAARVAGDPDLARRVLRSFRRETAPGGLAWDSAVEVEHSPQMWSLRRKHGS